In a single window of the Natronosalvus caseinilyticus genome:
- a CDS encoding glycosyltransferase family 2 protein: MSNDSSPLVSVIIPMYNEEDHIQTTINSLLAQTYPNFELILVDDGSTDGTIIKARSFIDDEQHTILRNETNMGQTFSMNRGAMHADGEFLVFHDADDISLPVRFEKQVEFLETNPGIGVVGGAFYYITPNQETPELRVRPSSDGDIRKNMGRGPMINGGTAMYRREALFGADLFQSENVEGYELIIKIGINWELANLSDPVYVYRINDGSRSQHNELVKKATLAYRSWQAIKAFKLPYRYLLLQFGWLIYMNVPVKIQRRLRSAFSPTTQCEATKEDCRKIRELIDSYAK; the protein is encoded by the coding sequence ATGTCTAATGATAGTTCCCCCCTAGTTTCCGTAATCATCCCGATGTATAATGAGGAAGACCACATTCAAACTACTATTAATTCACTGCTTGCTCAGACGTATCCAAATTTCGAACTTATACTTGTAGATGATGGCTCTACTGATGGGACTATAATCAAAGCTCGCTCATTCATAGATGACGAGCAACATACGATCCTCAGAAACGAGACAAATATGGGACAGACCTTCTCAATGAATCGGGGTGCAATGCACGCCGACGGGGAATTCCTTGTGTTTCACGATGCCGATGACATTTCGCTGCCTGTCCGTTTCGAAAAGCAGGTAGAATTCCTTGAAACTAATCCTGGCATCGGTGTCGTTGGAGGTGCGTTCTATTATATTACTCCAAACCAGGAAACCCCGGAGCTGCGAGTTCGCCCGTCGTCTGATGGAGATATTCGGAAGAACATGGGACGTGGACCGATGATTAATGGCGGAACAGCTATGTATCGTCGAGAGGCGCTTTTCGGAGCCGACCTCTTTCAGTCTGAAAATGTCGAAGGGTATGAACTTATAATCAAGATTGGAATCAACTGGGAGCTTGCAAATCTGTCTGACCCTGTATACGTCTACCGAATAAATGACGGATCACGGAGTCAGCACAATGAACTCGTAAAGAAAGCTACGCTTGCATATCGTAGTTGGCAAGCGATTAAAGCATTCAAACTGCCCTACCGATACCTGTTACTCCAATTCGGGTGGCTGATATACATGAATGTACCTGTGAAGATCCAGCGTCGACTCCGTTCAGCGTTTTCACCCACTACACAGTGTGAGGCAACAAAAGAAGACTGTAGAAAGATAAGAGAACTCATAGATTCGTATGCTAAGTAA
- a CDS encoding glycosyltransferase family 4 protein has translation MRILRVAQKVYPDVKGGGPYHVHAMSRDQAAMGHDVTVLTVRTDPELPPVETRDGYTVVRYDPAVNLLGNDISLGLARFLAEAEAYDVMHAHSHLYFATNLAAIKRFLGDIPLAITNHGLYSQNAPEWVFDLYLRTVGRWTFNQADVVFCYTETDKERVREFGVSSRIEVVPNGIDTERFTPEGPESELVNSDGQVVLFVGRLVEGKRPQDAIRAVSRVAETRDVELYVVGDGTMRSELEAMADDDIVTFLGQVPYDEMPAIYRTGVALLLPSRAEGLPRTVLEAFASGVPVVSSHLEHTAPIVQEGGETVPIGDVEGYVQSLERMLEFGEIGKKGRKAVVEEFRWRDTVKQATISLQSII, from the coding sequence ATGCGAATTCTACGCGTCGCACAGAAGGTCTACCCGGACGTAAAAGGCGGTGGCCCGTACCACGTCCACGCGATGAGTCGCGATCAGGCGGCGATGGGCCACGACGTGACCGTGTTGACCGTTCGAACAGACCCGGAGCTGCCGCCGGTGGAGACTCGAGACGGGTACACCGTGGTGCGGTACGATCCGGCGGTGAACCTGCTGGGGAACGACATCAGTCTCGGACTGGCGCGGTTTCTTGCGGAGGCCGAGGCGTACGACGTGATGCACGCCCACTCGCACTTGTACTTCGCGACGAACCTGGCGGCGATCAAGCGGTTCCTTGGCGACATCCCGCTGGCGATCACGAACCACGGGCTGTACTCCCAGAACGCGCCCGAGTGGGTGTTCGACCTGTACCTGCGGACGGTGGGGCGGTGGACGTTCAACCAGGCCGACGTGGTGTTTTGCTATACTGAGACCGACAAGGAGCGGGTGCGGGAGTTCGGCGTCTCGAGTCGGATCGAGGTCGTGCCGAACGGGATCGACACGGAACGGTTCACACCTGAAGGTCCGGAAAGCGAACTGGTGAATAGCGACGGTCAAGTGGTGCTATTCGTTGGACGCCTAGTCGAGGGGAAACGTCCACAGGATGCCATTCGGGCGGTCTCGAGAGTAGCCGAGACGAGGGACGTAGAACTATACGTCGTCGGTGATGGGACCATGCGTTCCGAACTCGAGGCGATGGCCGACGACGATATTGTGACCTTCCTTGGTCAGGTACCCTACGACGAGATGCCAGCAATCTACCGCACTGGTGTTGCACTGCTATTACCGAGTCGCGCCGAAGGGTTACCGCGAACCGTACTAGAAGCATTTGCCTCCGGTGTCCCAGTTGTGTCGAGCCACCTTGAGCATACTGCACCAATCGTTCAGGAAGGTGGCGAAACCGTACCGATTGGGGATGTTGAAGGGTACGTTCAATCATTAGAACGAATGCTTGAGTTTGGGGAGATTGGGAAGAAGGGACGAAAAGCAGTTGTCGAGGAATTCCGCTGGCGAGATACAGTTAAACAAGCAACAATATCTCTACAATCAATAATTTAA